From Candidatus Sulfotelmatobacter sp., a single genomic window includes:
- a CDS encoding FAD-dependent oxidoreductase: MSRPGTEPRSLWWSAPPPAFAPLEAEIDAEVLIVGGGITGVTLAYTLVEQGAVVALLEAGPIAGSASGRNAGFLLAAPAEPYPQAVEFWGRLGARAVLETGRRSHARLRELIEKLGIDCDYRRHGSVRLACSEEESEEYRAAIPLLQADGFAMKEIPVERAVPGQATSRFVSALLSSEDGELHPVRLIHGVARAAEAHGVRMHGHTALRSARWSGGLWTAEVERGTVRARTLVLCTNAFTPQLCPALGDLIVPRRGQMLSTAPIGREVAPYPTYAQYGYRYWRQTRDGRLVIGGWRDLDFDGESGYEDEPTEAIQKGIESGLAELVPEGAAIEHRWAGTMGFARDGRPLVGWLDAGHHLAICGGFTGHGMGMAAACTLELADLLSWKNSPGISSYDPGRFPELRQGRDGFVALGAAGR, encoded by the coding sequence ATGTCCCGGCCCGGCACTGAGCCCCGATCCCTGTGGTGGTCCGCTCCGCCTCCCGCCTTCGCGCCGCTCGAGGCCGAGATCGACGCCGAGGTGCTGATCGTGGGCGGCGGCATCACCGGGGTGACGCTGGCCTACACGCTGGTGGAGCAGGGCGCGGTGGTGGCTCTGCTGGAAGCCGGGCCGATCGCCGGCTCGGCGAGCGGCCGCAATGCCGGATTCCTGCTGGCGGCCCCGGCCGAGCCCTACCCGCAGGCGGTGGAGTTCTGGGGTCGTCTCGGAGCGCGCGCGGTGCTCGAGACCGGACGCCGTTCGCACGCGCGGCTGCGCGAGCTGATCGAGAAGCTCGGCATCGACTGCGACTACCGCCGCCACGGCAGTGTGCGCCTGGCGTGCTCGGAGGAGGAATCCGAAGAGTATCGCGCCGCGATTCCCCTGTTGCAGGCCGACGGATTCGCGATGAAGGAGATCCCGGTCGAGCGCGCCGTGCCGGGGCAGGCGACCTCACGCTTCGTGTCCGCGCTGCTCTCGTCCGAGGATGGCGAGCTTCACCCGGTGCGCTTGATCCACGGCGTTGCCCGAGCCGCGGAGGCGCACGGCGTGCGCATGCACGGACATACCGCGCTGCGCTCGGCGCGCTGGAGCGGCGGGCTGTGGACCGCGGAAGTCGAGCGCGGCACGGTGCGCGCGCGAACGCTGGTGCTGTGCACCAACGCCTTCACCCCGCAGCTGTGCCCGGCGCTCGGCGACCTGATCGTGCCGAGGCGCGGGCAGATGCTGTCGACCGCGCCGATCGGGCGTGAGGTGGCCCCCTATCCCACCTACGCCCAGTACGGGTATCGGTACTGGCGACAGACCCGCGACGGCCGGCTGGTGATCGGCGGCTGGCGCGACCTCGACTTCGACGGCGAGAGCGGCTACGAGGATGAGCCGACCGAGGCGATCCAGAAGGGCATCGAGTCCGGGCTGGCCGAGCTGGTCCCGGAGGGCGCCGCGATCGAGCATCGCTGGGCGGGCACCATGGGTTTCGCGCGCGACGGGCGGCCGCTGGTCGGCTGGCTCGACGCCGGGCATCACCTCGCGATCTGCGGCGGCTTCACCGGCCACGGCATGGGCATGGCCGCTGCGTGCACGCTCGAGCTCGCCGATCTGCTGAGCTGGAAGAATTCCCCCGGCATCTCCAGCTACGATCCCGGTCGCTTCCCCGAGCTTCGACAGGGTCGCGACGGCTTCGTGGCGCTGGGCGCCGCCGGGCGCTGA
- a CDS encoding (2Fe-2S)-binding protein → MSTSICRLRVNGESRECAVTPGTTLLEALRYGLGLTGSKQGCDKGDCGACTVVMDGAPVLSCISLALACEGREVVTIEGLAREGRPHPLQDAFDVTGGAQCGFCTPGILMSAWALLEREPRPTRREIAQALSGNLCRCTGYTKIFEAVELASRRMSEAAAAEGAR, encoded by the coding sequence TTGAGCACCAGCATCTGCCGGCTGCGAGTCAACGGCGAGTCCCGCGAGTGCGCGGTCACCCCGGGCACCACGCTGCTCGAGGCCTTGCGTTACGGCCTCGGCCTCACCGGATCGAAGCAGGGCTGCGACAAAGGCGACTGCGGCGCCTGCACGGTGGTGATGGACGGCGCGCCGGTGCTGTCGTGCATCAGCCTGGCGCTGGCGTGCGAGGGTCGGGAGGTGGTGACCATCGAAGGGCTCGCGCGTGAGGGCCGGCCGCATCCGCTTCAGGACGCGTTCGACGTGACCGGCGGCGCGCAGTGCGGATTCTGCACGCCCGGGATCCTGATGAGCGCGTGGGCACTGCTCGAGCGCGAGCCGCGGCCGACGCGCCGGGAGATCGCGCAGGCGCTCTCGGGGAATCTCTGCCGCTGCACCGGCTACACCAAGATCTTCGAGGCGGTGGAGCTGGCCAGCCGGCGCATGAGCGAAGCCGCGGCCGCCGAAGGCGCGCGGTGA